One region of Dehalococcoidia bacterium genomic DNA includes:
- the gatA gene encoding Asp-tRNA(Asn)/Glu-tRNA(Gln) amidotransferase subunit GatA, whose translation MNDLHRLTIHESHALLKEKKISSVELTRAVLKYLESIDGKIRACMRITTEQAMASAAAADRAIAEGRCSPLTGVPAIIKDNMCTRGVTTTCSSKMLENFVPPYDAHVIEKLNSVNAVMVGKANMDEFAMGSSTENSAFFTTHNPWKLDCVPGGSSGGSAAAVAADSCVYALGSDTGGSIRQPAGFCGVVGLKPTYGRVSRYGLVAFASSLDQIGPLAKDVTDAALVMNVISGHDKRDSTTVPLEVPDYSRALKPDIKGLRIGVPREYLVEGMQPAVRKAIEDAVKKLEELGAKVDWDVSLPNTRYGLAAYYILAPSEASANLARYDGVKYGYSYRETTSMWESMEKTKQYGFGAEVKRRIMLGTYALSAGYYDAYYLKAQKVRTLIKRDFDRAFEKYDVLVTPTSPTVAFKIGEKADDPVQMYLSDVCTLPINIAGIPAISIPAGFVDDLPVGMQFIGKHFGEETLLRAAYTYEQATPWHKQKPVIA comes from the coding sequence ATGAACGACCTTCACCGCCTGACCATCCACGAGTCTCACGCCCTGCTCAAAGAGAAAAAAATCTCTTCGGTCGAGCTGACGCGCGCCGTTCTAAAATACCTCGAATCCATCGACGGCAAGATCCGTGCCTGTATGCGCATCACTACCGAACAGGCGATGGCAAGCGCTGCGGCTGCGGATAGGGCAATCGCTGAGGGCAGGTGCAGCCCCCTGACCGGCGTGCCGGCCATCATCAAGGACAACATGTGCACCAGGGGCGTCACCACCACCTGCTCCTCCAAAATGCTGGAGAACTTCGTGCCGCCCTACGACGCGCACGTAATAGAGAAGCTCAACTCGGTTAATGCCGTGATGGTGGGCAAGGCCAATATGGACGAGTTCGCCATGGGCTCCTCCACGGAAAACTCGGCCTTCTTTACCACGCACAATCCCTGGAAGCTGGACTGCGTTCCCGGCGGGAGCAGCGGCGGCTCGGCCGCAGCGGTCGCCGCCGATTCCTGCGTCTACGCCCTGGGTTCCGACACGGGTGGAAGCATACGCCAGCCGGCGGGGTTCTGCGGCGTGGTGGGGCTCAAGCCCACCTACGGACGTGTCAGCCGCTACGGGCTGGTAGCCTTCGCCAGCTCGCTGGACCAGATCGGACCGTTAGCTAAAGATGTAACCGATGCCGCACTGGTGATGAATGTCATCTCGGGACATGATAAACGCGATTCCACCACGGTGCCGCTGGAGGTGCCGGACTATTCCAGAGCGCTGAAGCCGGATATCAAGGGCCTGCGCATAGGAGTACCGCGCGAGTACCTGGTGGAGGGGATGCAGCCCGCCGTCCGTAAGGCCATAGAGGATGCAGTTAAAAAGCTTGAAGAACTGGGCGCGAAAGTCGACTGGGACGTCTCACTGCCCAACACCAGATACGGCCTGGCCGCATATTATATCCTCGCGCCCTCGGAGGCTTCAGCCAACCTTGCGCGCTACGACGGCGTGAAATACGGCTACTCCTACCGCGAGACCACAAGCATGTGGGAATCGATGGAGAAGACCAAGCAGTACGGCTTCGGCGCGGAGGTCAAACGGCGTATTATGCTGGGCACCTACGCCCTCTCAGCCGGCTACTACGACGCATATTACCTGAAAGCGCAGAAGGTGCGAACCCTGATCAAACGCGATTTCGACCGGGCCTTTGAGAAGTACGATGTCCTGGTCACACCCACATCGCCCACCGTGGCCTTTAAGATCGGCGAGAAGGCAGACGATCCGGTTCAGATGTACCTCAGCGATGTGTGCACACTTCCGATCAACATCGCCGGTATCCCCGCCATCTCCATTCCCGCCGGATTCGTGGACGACCTGCCGGTTGGCATGCAGTTCATTGGCAAACACTTCGGCGAGGAAACCCTGCTGCGCG
- a CDS encoding type II toxin-antitoxin system HicA family toxin: MKLPRDIGGEKLVSLLTRYGYRESHRAGSHIKITSNIKGAEHHITIPAHNPIRVGTLNNIINDLSVYLEMAKHTLIKELFD, from the coding sequence ATGAAGCTGCCGCGTGATATCGGTGGCGAGAAACTTGTTTCACTTCTAACGAGGTATGGATATCGGGAAAGCCATCGTGCCGGCAGTCACATCAAAATAACCAGTAATATCAAAGGCGCTGAGCATCATATAACCATACCGGCACATAATCCTATACGGGTCGGCACCCTGAACAATATCATAAACGACCTATCAGTATACCTTGAAATGGCTAAGCATACTCTTATTAAAGAGCTATTTGATTAA
- the gatC gene encoding Asp-tRNA(Asn)/Glu-tRNA(Gln) amidotransferase subunit GatC, protein MKLTDEEVRHIALLARLGISDAEVERFRTQLSNILENFDILSQADTEGLPPTAQSVALENIYRPDEDRPSLPVDDVLANAPDREESCFKVNAVLE, encoded by the coding sequence ATGAAATTAACAGACGAAGAAGTACGACACATCGCTCTCCTGGCCAGGCTGGGCATCTCCGATGCCGAGGTGGAGAGGTTCCGCACTCAGCTCTCCAATATCCTGGAGAACTTCGACATACTCAGCCAGGCGGACACCGAAGGCCTTCCGCCTACAGCACAATCAGTAGCACTGGAGAACATCTACCGGCCGGATGAGGACAGACCTTCCCTGCCGGTCGACGATGTCCTGGCCAATGCGCCTGACCGCGAAGAGAGCTGCTTCAAGGTCAATGCAGTCCTGGAGTAA
- a CDS encoding DUF5050 domain-containing protein, with protein sequence MSYCTQHPGKDAVGACSECGHLVCKACYTEVKDRVYCTSCANKLFTIKEQPSAPMPTGDARSKSKQKQIEQQPSAPKQEISNIAPATESKQDVGRIAPPAVPMAQPQTAAAVTPATSVPPVIKKAIITPSAATDTGKQTPHRDVKVPSGLWWLAPVLLAFIGGLLAWFMNKSKEPGKAKAMLWTGIGLTAVYAVVVFVFAILPGMPVGSSERGMIIFDSNRDGTWQVWVMNPDGSDPQLFTAHDNTSKYFNVQSSWSADLKKLYFCTSRDKNYEIYSIDADVSNDTNLTKNNFIDQQVDWSAGNKKIAFVSNRDGNYEIYVMDADGGNLQRLTVSKPNDQRPRWSPAGDKIVFYTDRDGNYEIYVMDADGSNQLRLTTAEGYDGQARWSPDGKRIVFVSERDGNPEIYTMHADGKNQKRITFNSAKDYQPCFSPDGMKIVYHSNIVGNDDIYIMNTDGGNQKRITDDKANDQIPLWISEKLKPPAGTTPPVIMTKILGSELSTSNKNSSGKDNVHYIKFTADRDGSADLIMVYSSKSGSAKAAIYDHDPASDHPVNKLSSNDQPTACAANTWNTINIPPVSISKGRAYWLAFNTDTTGVVMNGSGTQKAFYLKALFDDFAFPAKAPSDNGTTKINVSICGYGNP encoded by the coding sequence ATGTCATACTGCACCCAGCATCCTGGGAAAGACGCCGTTGGAGCTTGTAGCGAATGCGGGCACCTGGTCTGCAAAGCCTGTTATACAGAGGTCAAGGACAGGGTCTACTGTACGTCCTGTGCCAATAAATTGTTCACCATAAAGGAGCAGCCGTCTGCTCCGATGCCAACCGGCGATGCTCGATCTAAATCAAAGCAGAAACAGATAGAACAGCAACCGTCCGCGCCGAAGCAGGAGATCAGCAACATCGCTCCTGCAACCGAGTCCAAACAGGACGTCGGCAGGATTGCTCCGCCGGCTGTACCGATGGCGCAACCGCAGACAGCAGCCGCTGTGACCCCTGCCACAAGTGTGCCTCCCGTAATAAAAAAGGCGATAATAACTCCATCCGCTGCAACCGATACCGGTAAACAAACACCCCATCGTGACGTCAAAGTACCCTCGGGACTGTGGTGGCTGGCCCCTGTACTGCTCGCTTTCATAGGAGGTCTGCTCGCCTGGTTCATGAATAAATCTAAAGAGCCCGGCAAAGCGAAGGCTATGCTCTGGACCGGCATCGGGCTTACGGCGGTTTATGCCGTGGTTGTCTTTGTTTTCGCGATACTGCCCGGCATGCCGGTCGGCTCTTCAGAGCGCGGCATGATCATCTTTGACAGCAATCGTGATGGTACCTGGCAGGTTTGGGTTATGAATCCGGACGGATCGGATCCGCAACTATTCACCGCTCACGACAATACGAGCAAATATTTCAATGTGCAATCCAGCTGGTCCGCTGACCTGAAAAAATTATATTTTTGCACCAGCCGCGATAAAAATTATGAGATATACAGCATAGATGCGGACGTATCGAATGATACTAATCTGACTAAAAATAATTTCATCGACCAACAGGTTGACTGGTCAGCCGGCAACAAGAAAATAGCGTTTGTCAGTAACCGGGACGGTAATTACGAGATCTATGTTATGGACGCCGACGGCGGCAATCTCCAGCGGCTGACGGTGAGCAAACCTAACGATCAAAGGCCGCGCTGGTCACCTGCGGGAGATAAAATCGTATTCTATACAGACCGTGACGGCAACTATGAGATCTATGTCATGGATGCCGACGGCAGCAACCAGCTACGGCTTACCACCGCTGAGGGCTATGACGGGCAGGCGCGCTGGTCGCCGGACGGTAAGAGGATCGTCTTTGTCAGCGAGCGGGACGGCAATCCTGAGATATATACCATGCACGCCGACGGAAAAAATCAGAAACGCATCACATTCAACAGCGCCAAGGACTATCAACCCTGCTTTTCCCCGGACGGCATGAAAATCGTATACCATTCCAATATTGTTGGAAACGACGACATCTATATCATGAATACCGATGGGGGAAATCAAAAAAGGATAACCGATGATAAAGCTAACGACCAGATCCCGCTGTGGATCAGCGAAAAGCTGAAGCCACCCGCCGGCACAACACCTCCCGTTATCATGACTAAAATACTGGGCAGCGAACTGTCCACGTCAAATAAGAACTCCAGCGGAAAGGATAATGTGCACTACATTAAATTCACGGCCGACCGCGACGGAAGCGCTGATCTAATCATGGTCTATAGCTCCAAGTCCGGATCCGCCAAAGCCGCCATCTATGATCATGACCCAGCATCCGACCATCCTGTGAACAAGCTGAGCTCAAACGATCAGCCCACTGCCTGCGCCGCCAACACGTGGAATACCATCAATATCCCGCCTGTATCGATATCCAAAGGGAGAGCATACTGGCTCGCTTTCAATACAGATACAACGGGTGTTGTGATGAACGGGTCGGGTACCCAGAAGGCCTTTTACTTAAAGGCCCTTTTCGATGACTTTGCCTTCCCGGCCAAGGCCCCTTCAGATAACGGCACAACCAAAATAAATGTCTCTATCTGCGGCTACGGCAATCCCTGA